The Armigeres subalbatus isolate Guangzhou_Male unplaced genomic scaffold, GZ_Asu_2 Contig347, whole genome shotgun sequence nucleotide sequence taaaatttcatcCCATTTCCAGAAACTAGAGATCTGAGCGATTGTTTTGAGGGGTTGATTGTCataatcggttgagaaatgcggaagttatgattttttttagtgatTATATGAAATGGTGAATCGTACGTTCAGAGGATAAGGGTTAAATCAAATATCCTTGGGGCAGTAACAAGCCTGTTGATGTATactataataataacaataataataaataaaacactTAGAGTGGTGAAGGGAGGTGTTGCCGAAGTGTGGCaatccatttaatttttttgtatgattcatacaaaaagtgtgacatagagggaggagggttgaaaatggccaattcctgcgttacgtaattaaggGTCTTCCCCAAGATGATCTTACCATCATCGCAATCAACGCAAACCCCATCCAAATTAACTTTATAGTGTTCGTCGATATGATCGAAATAATCAACGACTGacctatcacatggcaaatattcaacgcattgaatcatctgtttgtgatagttgtgaatccgattgtGGAACtccttatcatctgatatgtaattGCCCAGTCCATGCGCAATTTCGTTTCcgaatatttggtaaacacttagagaaattgacttcagaaacctgaaccttcagagtattctgttgttcacaactcgttgtggtaaggagctatgagcttttgtacgtgtatacgttgtatgccctcttcaatgGTTTTCTGAACTTCCCATTGTTCCTTTTCTCATCTCCAATCGCCATGTTCTGTGACTAACGAATTATTTCATCATCGgcatcaaaataaaaacaagtaAACGATTGCAATCAATGTCTAATAGTGGGAAACCACTTTATTCATATCCGCTTTTCGATAAATGGAATTCCCATATTAACAAATAAGCTTGACTGTATTCGATTGCTATTATTCAACGTCAACGTTCTTATATATAGGAAAGCCTTActcagcctagcggtaagatgcgcgactctACGTCAAGACCATGTTGAAGGTGACTGGGTACGATTTTGTGTCCGGTCCAGGAAATTGACAGCTtctaaattgtctcgacttccctggacagaGAGTAATCATCGTCAGATGATATACATAGGTATATCATACGAATGCAAATAAAGCAACTTGCCGTAGAAACTTCgccgttaataactgtggagtgCTTAATGTCCCTATGAGGGATGTAATGTCCTAATAAAAAGAAGCTTAAGAAAAAACACATATctggtttatttattttcggcAACAGCCAGGTTTATTTTTATGCGGTTCGATTTTGGTCGATTTTGAACTCAAGCCGCTATAAAATATTGAGTAGACACCATGAAAGAATCACAAAATTAAAAGAGAATTTAAGCATTGTTTAAAAGTGTACAACGTATAgatcaaccgcgtaaaaaaatacTTAGTAGCTACACTGGATACTgttttttttacgatttacattttctcaattttcactcatcctaaatgtttaacgcatattaattacaatgtgattttctttgaattatttaggattttataaaacatgttgcaaagattttggtggtaaattgaagtcacacgatcaaaattactagcgaaaaaaaaatcgtgtaaaaacagattcGTGTGTATACATATCTGTTGATTGGTATACGATTCCTTGTAAGTTTACATGAGATTAGTTATCATTTAGCATTGCACAATTAACCCCATCAATTACAAGTCAAAATGACCGGCTTTAACAATGGAAACGCATTTCATTGATTGCTTATCAGATAATCCAGCCGGAAGTCGTCAATCAACCTTAGCCAAAATCGCCAAagtacattcgtatatcacacGCTGAGAGATATCTGCGAATCTTTTTTGCAGGAATTTTCGATTTGCCCTTTTTTCGGTCACGGTGACTGCTAAGTTATCAAACAGATAATCCCTGTGTCTTATCACATTGCTAGAGATTATCACTTTTTATCTGATTTGTTTAAAAGCTTATATGGCTTCGCTGGATAATAAGCCCCCTGGAATTAATTTAGAGAAGTGCGTCGTCGGTAGGTGACCATTTACGATAGAGTCGGCCTAGCAGAAGCGTCTTCGTAGCACAATGTGTAGGCTAACTGTACTAACCTTCCTTGCGGTGGCAGTTTTAATACCTTTCTCGGAGGCCAACCGCTGTATCGGTAGGCCAGACGGTGCATTCATCGCCGATTTCACGGATTGTTCTGCATTTTTCACGTGCATACGACAAACACCAGTGCCTGGACGCTGTCCAGAGGGGTCCACTTCAACGATCAAGGTCAGCTTTGCGATAATCCGTGGAATGTGATCTGCCTGCTTTGCGTTGGTGGGGAAACCGAGGATGTGGAAGCATCCAACGCCGTAACGGAGTTTTTCCCGATCGAGAATGAATGTCGCAAATATACGCTTTGTGTCAACAGGGTCGGATTCCTGAGAGAGTGTTCGGTGGGGCTAATGTTCGATGCTGCAGCACAACGATGTGATCTAGAGGCAAATGTGGACTGTGAAGAAAGTGTTTGCCCGAATAGTGTTAATCCGAGTGTTGCCTCTATGGTGCCAGATCCTAGGGACTGCTCCCAATACTACATTTGCTTCAACAGAGTGGCGAATGGACCACATTCGTGCAACCCTGGGCTACTATTCGATCCAGTGAACAGGCGATGTGATTTAGAAGCCAATGTGGAATGTGAGGTATGTATGTTACAAGTTGAATGGGGTGGGGATGTGTTTCGAAGcgtcaaagtgaagaaaatgGGAATTGCTTGCAGAAATGGGATGTAACCATTATTGCTAGTGTAACAGTCATCAATAAACCACGTCTGGTACCATCGCTACGATACTTCAAGTGGATCGTTTATTCTAAGTAGCCTACTCTGGTTGAATCATATTACCTAGCCTACTACATCTCTCCTTTGTTCTAATAATGATGCAAGAATATTTGGATGTGTTTCAATGCCAATTGTACAGTTATATATTGTACAATTACAGAGTTAATGCTGCTTATACTTAGAACCTTGTTTATTAATAACATTTGTCTTTTTAATGATCTCTGATGAACAGTTGTTTATCAGGAAAGTTTCACACTTTGATCTCCTGGAATTTGGGTATCACAATAAAGAAGATAGGTTATATGTACTGAGCCTGTTGAGTGGCATTTTATCATTcgttgaataataaataaattaatgtaGACTACATATGAATCTCtcgaaattttcaataatacatAGTATTAATCTGTAAATATCTAACAAATAACATTTCAACTGAAAAAACTTGGGATTTACAAAATAGCATGCAAATAAAAACAACTATTCGCAAGTTTGCTTAAACTTCGGCTCAATATAATGGAAAAAGTCAATTTCAGCACAACGATAATCAAAGAAAGGCCGAGATTTATTATCATTGACATATTTAGATTGATTGAAAACTATGTATTAAATTTCTATTTAGATTCTCAAGAAACTGTTATTGAACAGCGTTGTTATTACATCTCACAAGTCACCTATTACGTATTCCGTGCATGGAAGGTACCTCTTGTTTCAATACgtcgtttttaaattttaagtttgaAACTTACCGGTTTCCAAAATATGCCCGTCGATTTCCAGGTCATTTTTGATTCGAGATATTTAGTTTCAAGCTTCCTAAAGTAGTTCAGTGGGACTGTACTGAGAACCAGTCAAAAGTGTTATCATGACATTCCCTCTTCGTAGATGCAATATCTAGTTTTTCACATGAGGTGGAAGATGGGTCACTAAAGCATGGCTAAATTTATTGgattatattttatatatttaaaattaattggATTATATTTTAATCCGAACGAGATTAGGATATCTTTATCATTGTTTAGATTTCCTTCATTGTTTAAGAAAAGCTGTAACCATGGCAGCTAATGAAAATTTCCCAACAATTCAATTTCAGTTGCCAAATGGACTGAGAAACATTGGTTCTCCTACATTTGGTCTTTCGACGGACTAGGGTTACACATGAACCCTCTTCGCCGATTCTTTACTTGCGGACTGGAATTCTGCATTCTCTACGCTTCAGTACCAGGTATACGGACTGGATTTTCCCTTCGTTTTCCTGGGTTTGATCTGCGGACTTGAATTCTACATTCCCTTCGCCTGGCTACCAGATATACGGACTAGAATGTTTTCATTCCCTTCGTTTTTCTGGGTTTTAATATGCGGACTGAAATTCTATATTCCCTTCGCCCAAGTACCAGGAGTACGGTCTAGAAAACTTATTCTTTTCGTTATCCTGGTTTTTATTTCAAACTTAATTTCCACAATATAATAAACAAACAGCGATAAAAATAACGTTCAGTGTTTTCATTGCAGTAATattttttagcatttttttCAGTCACTCAAATTACcttatccttcaactcttcttttcttctgaattcctgTAGCCAAAATTTTACTTATTCCAGCAATGATTTTCTTCCCAAATTTGCACTAACAGAAATTTTGACTTCATTCGCTTTTCTTGTAAGAAAAAATTGTCCTCGTCGCCAATGTAACAGTCATCAATAAACCACGTCTGGTACCATCGCTACGCACCAGGCTGCCACCGCCGACTGTTTGGCACGACGCCGCCGCCAACATTTTTGCACCGGCGCGCCGCCATTTAaatttttccacgccgattccgcagaattttcagtggaaattccgcaaattcagtgaaatttccgtagaatttcctaattgatctctacaacatcacgttgacACTAGAGAGAATTtattttttcgtgaagataccaatggttttttttgaaaaaaacaatgcaattttttattaaattttaaaaactttggAAAATTCGTGAAAACTGAGAAAAGATCGTGTGGAAATTgtgaaggatttcccgttgaaatccaaaaaatctTGTTGAacttgaatttttgaacggaaaaggtcgttcggcagaaagccatttggctgacgaccacaaggctgaaagttgtttagccgaatatttcgtttggctgaaaaaacCATTTGGAAAAATACTATCCAGCCTAAAGTtgttttgctaaaaaaatttatttggtcacagttttttttaactgaaACAATCCGGTTACCAGATTGCTCAATTAGAATATGCGATTTGGCCGAATGGTCGTTTTTCAGAAAGCGTCATTTGGTCAGAAAGTTTCGTTCGGCTGATTTGATTATTTGGGATATTTGCACTACATTAatggaagaatcttttgaattttgccTAAAAAACTGACCAACTTCCTCAGGAAATGCTTTAAGTTTTTCAGTTACTTTGaaatttcgagaattctttggaattaccaagaagAGCTCAATGGATTTCCCAAAGACAGTAGTTTTGTATTTCAACGTAAAATTCGTCAgattttacatgagaatctcttcagaattttcacgagaagttgttttaaatttctacaagaaaagATTCGGAATGAACGCTGAAAGTTCCTGTTGGGTTTCTGTTTTGAGTATTCTTCGGAATTAACACGAAATTTTCAATCTAGATTAATTAGGTCCTTAAATGAAGAACAGATATTCGATATTCTTTCAGAATACAATGAAGCTAATTATTTAAAGCGCGTCAGGTTTTTTTCCGATTCATAAATCAAAAGggacattgtttaatttgaaatttaaaagcagatggaaaatgcttccacgacattttcggtcttgtttcaAACTCATTAGCAAAACACCGAAGGGTACTTCATTCCAacttttgacagttaatatgtaAGGCTGACGTTTTGGATTGATTCcttctgaaatgttgcatttTCAGTAAAAGGGGTTGCTTAGCCTAAAAtttttaaacacaaaaatatatctttttgcgGATTTAGACTATTTACAGAATTTTTATGAGAACAATGCATGCATTTTTGACCTATGCTccatcgtttgcaaccataaacaaTGTAACGCTTTGGGGCCAAATTAAGATGGCTAGTTTGACATAATCAACTtcaaaacagaaaattcttcgaaatattcGCTGGGGACTCtatgaaatttacacgaaaaattctccggaatttccacggaaaattcaacaaaaaaatcttAAGTTTTCACCGAATATTGCTCGGAGTTTTaagggaatttctttggatttccacATAATTTTCTtggtacagtcgcctctccacatctcgatattgaagggaccatcgagatagggagagatcgaggaatggaaagaaaattggaaggggtactagatccaaacatgctcgttgctatgaaaaatgacaacaacacaaatgtcgtttcctgttgttgatgtgtttgttattgtccaaagatgatCTAGATGATAAGGAGAGtaaatccagaacaaaatatgatcagaacacatcgagatagagaaatatcgagatagggaggttaccaagatgtagaaagcccaaatatatgtagattgaagggactgatgAAACCATCGGCGATAtcgggagagatatcgagatatagaacatcgagatgtagagagtcgactgtatagtCCATAAGAAgtccataagaaattccattggccgaaagcgacattaAACAAAATTCCGTAGTCTCTCTATTTTTCGATACTGCTTTTTACGCCTAAACTCTTAtagccaaattccatttagTCGAGCTAAAATGAACGTTTATCTTAAACTatcattaggtcgaaaatggtgtgaccgaaaatgtaatttggtcgaaaggaacattcggCCGTACTGGTAATTTGACTGAAACAACTGTTTGCCCttacaggtcatttggctgaaaatgccgtttggccgaaaaagtcgttagaCCGCATAGATTATTGGACCAAAACTGCACTTTGGTAATAATGGTCTTTTGGCATGGgacccttcttagccgtgcggtaagatgcgcggctacaaagcaagaccattatattgagggtggctgggttcgattcccggtgccggtctagacagttttcggattggaaattgtctcgacttccctgggcataaaagtaatcatcgtgttagcctcatgatatacgaattcaaaaatggtaacttagcttagaaacctcgtagtaaataactgtggaagtgcgtaatgagcactaagctgcgaggcggcaatgtcccagtgggggatgtaatgccaatgaagaagaagaaggtcatttggcataaagattAAATGTCCATGGGTGTTTTGAATCATTTTAGAAAATGGCGTTTTCTGCGAAAAGTATAtttgatttttaagttttttttttgccaaaaattcgtttagccgaataggacatttggcagaaaatgtcgtttagccgaaagaaTTGTTTTGCATAAAAGACATTTTCGGTCCAAATCTCTTTCTGCCATatgaccattcctaccaaacggtcaaatgatttattcgttctaaccattttttcggccaaattacccttttcggctgtatgtctctttcagccaaaatacattttcggacaaaccattattgacctgataacagtttcggatataCGTTTAATACGGCTTAATAagatttggttagatgacttttggctttaAGGCTAGTATCGACTCAATAAGTAGAGAGGCTACGAAATTTCGTTCGGTAGTCGTTTGACAAAATGGCTATTTcgacatttggtcgaacggaTGGACATTTTCGACCATATTGTCTGTTCAGTAATTATGACAAacgtccatttcggccaaatggcattttcgggctgatgaacaattcggccaaacgacctgttagggaa carries:
- the LOC134204022 gene encoding LOW QUALITY PROTEIN: peritrophin-44-like (The sequence of the model RefSeq protein was modified relative to this genomic sequence to represent the inferred CDS: inserted 1 base in 1 codon) codes for the protein MCRLTVLTFLAVAVLIPFSEANRCIGRPDGAFIADFTDCSAFFTCIRQTPVPGRCPEGXHFNDQGQLCDNPWNVICLLCVGGETEDVEASNAVTEFFPIENECRKYTLCVNRVGFLRECSVGLMFDAAAQRCDLEANVDCEESVCPNSVNPSVASMVPDPRDCSQYYICFNRVANGPHSCNPGLLFDPVNRRCDLEANVECEVITESPPLTDCPASGLHYIPVAGDCYSFSICLDGGIIGEETCADGLIFDINQQNCRPRADEGAQCITDPPSEAAFFLNYK